The segment aatataaataaaacatcaaattattcaatggtaaatatttgcaatttattattaactaagaAAATAATCTTTGCGCagcatcaaaatatatttttcgatagaaaaaaaaaaaaaaaaaaacaagtcacGTCTGCGATTTACAGctatatactatttttgatGGATGACGGAAGCCGGCAACTCCCAAACTCAAGACTGTCATACCCAGAtagtgtagaaaaaaaaataataaaaaaatgataaaaaacagaTTTATAATATCGTATAGAGCAagtagaaaagaaaataaaaaatgatttatattagCATCAAAGGTCGAGCCTTCCGACAGACATTTGGGAGTAATATTTTAcaagatatatatttgtaaatttaactgagaataattttttcaaggcTGATCTCATTAAGACAATAAATGTTTCATATTTAAcagacaatttattaatatatattcttatttatgatgatttatttaggagcaacaacaacaaccagaAGAATCAGTGAGAAGATTACTTGAACGTGAGTTAAGATTACTTGATCCCCGTGATTTACGTTCACATGCATGGTATCATGGAAGTACACTACGTGGTGGAAGAAAAGGTGCTGAAATTGAAGTACCAAATGACGGTGATTTTTTAGTTCGTGATTGTGCCTCACAACCAGGCAATTATGTACTAACTGTACGATGGAAAGGACAACCACttcattttgtaattaatagggtaattattatataaattaattaatcaattaattaactaatcataatattaaattgataattaaaattattgtaacaGGTTGTTCTACAACCAGAAACAGTTTATGAACGTGCACAATATCAATTCGAGGACGAGGCCTTCGATACGGTCGCTGACCTGATAACCTTCTATGTTGGTAGTGGAAGACCAATAAGCCAAGCAAGCGGTGCACGTATTATCAGTCCAAAGCCAAGAACAGTGCCGCTCACCTGTGTTGCACCATCAACCAATCAACATTGTTCAAGTCCATCATCTTTATCTCTCTCTGCTGGATCACCTCCACGTTTACCAAGAAAACAACAACGTAGCCATTCACTAActccacaacaacaacataatATTGATCATGAGACACAACATggaaaatttcatcaacaacaattaaataataataataataatatacaatcaaGTACATTACCAAGAGTACCATCAATACAAAATCAATTACCAGCAAGTTCATTATCATTGGGAcgtcaaaaaataacaaggGTAATATCGGATTCTgcattacaacaacaacaaaataatttaaatcatcagCTCAGTACAGCACCTCCTAAACCACCTAGAATACCTTACATACATAATCAACAGCATCCTCcacattttcatcatcatccacATAATCATTCGCATCATCATccgcatcatcatcatcaggtaGAGTTCATTGTACACAAATCAtttatggaaaattatttattatattatttgatgattatttatttaaattataattatttacacagGCTTATCAAGCATCTGGTAGTGACAGTGGTAATGGTTCTGGTGACAGTGAAtttgaaacaaataattctggtggtaataataatttaccaatgcCAATAAAAGGTGTTGTTATTAGAAGtcattataatcaattaaatgacGGACAAAATGGTAATGGTAATGAATATGAGCTATCAGCTGAAGAACAACTTGTTATTGCAGCACCGTCATTTGAAATAACAACGCTACTTGATATTGAAGGTTttacaacattattattaccaaCTGGTGAACATCGTCCACTAGATCCAACAGCATTGAGAGGTGTTGCTGGTATGTTACATGATTCAGCACCACGTGTTATTGCATCACATTTAACACGTTTAGATCTTGAATTAGTATTGCAGCCTGGTATTGGTAGTAGATATGGTTTAAGTGGTTTAGAATTAGCAACATTACCACATGGTCATCAAGCAAGACTTGATCTTATTGAAAGATCAGaatgtattaaattattagttgCTGTAACTGTACTTGCTGGTGCAACAGCAATTGAACGTGCAGCAACAATAAGTAAATGGATTAAAATTGCAATTGATACTAAAACAGCACTTGGTAATTTATATGGTTTTTGTGGTGTTATGCTTGGTCTTTGTTTACcacaaattcaaaaattatcaaatacatGGCATTTACTTAGACAAAAACATACTGATGAAGCATTTAATTTTGAAGCTAAATTAAGACCAACATTAAGAGCAATGAATGAATGTACAAATCCACAAGCACCAAATACAACACTACCACATTTATTACCAATTGCATTACTTGGTGAAAGAGGAGCTGAAGATATTAtgggtaatttttattaataaaaataattactatctaataattatttattaatttatttgatgtgTAAATTTTAGGAACTGTTACACAATCTGGTCTTGCTGGTGCAATACTTTCACCATGGGAAAGTTCAGCATCTGATTGTGGTCTATCAATAGTATGGGCACATCTTGAAGCAGCTAGAAAATTAGCTGGTAGCCTTCCATTATATCGTAGAAATGCAGAAATTGCATTGGAAGGAAGTCGAAGTGATGAATTATTAACTGATGCATTTCGTACggaatttcatataaaatttttatggggAAGTCGAGGTACATCAGTTGCATCAGAAGAACGTCATCTTAAATTTACCCAAGTACTAGAGGCCATGTATGATAAATGTGTATCTAGCGAAGCTGCTGCATAACAAAGTCACAACTAgtctcaataaattaataataataattgtgtcatagatcaaaaataataatattaaatattaaaatgaagagaaataatcattgaaaaaaatcataagcgtaataatgaaaatcaaaataatataaatgaaccccttaaaattttcattaaagtatttagaacagaaaaaaaataaataaagcaatGTCATTCCCCAAAATAGAAATgctatatagaaaaaatatcccTACTTGACAATATACAACAAGCAATTTAAGCGGATCCAAAGATAATGTAGTGATCACGCAATTTATATTCAGGCTGTCATTATATTAACATGTACTTAATTAGTTGTATATTCGATCACTTGTATACTGTACATGTTGTTTATGTTTTTGTataagtatataatataacgaaagaaaaataattttgttgtctttttattattttgttattttttaataattattttgaggtttttaaaacatttaaatgatttgaatcattttttaatttgtttaaattattttggaaGAAGTAGATGACCTAAAGTTTATTCACTAAATTGTTTggtaattttatgataattttaaaaattatatttcacttATGTATCTAGTAATTGAACGGAACAaagaattgttttaaaaatttacaggaAGGAAGTttgctaaataattaaaagccAAATAATGAGAAAGTACAGTTACCATCAgcaaaaatacaagaaaatgtACAAGAAAGATTTCACAATAACCATCAACCAGTAACCATCAACCACAAGTTGGAAAGACAAAATTCTCAAACCATTTGATACAAATGGAAATAGTGAAAAATCACTCTGaactattaatttaatataacccACAATTaccaaattcatcaaaaataaaaatgtcaattaaattagtaaattaGTAACATAACAATTAACATTCATATAATTAAAActagttaaatttataatttcaattaaatgatAACATCAAAGTTTATCAAttactattaaattaatttgatatatatttcctacaaaataattatatttaaaaatatacttcaaattaattaatactaaTGATAGAacagtaaaaatttatttagtgaTTTGAACCCGGCTTTGCTGaatgatataattaattattgtaaatagtattatttttttacaagacTGGTTCGATTCAAATGAGCCCTATTAAAGGAGCTCGTAAAGCAACCTCATGAAACAATAATGCTTTACGTGAGAATTTAACATTCGTGATCACGCGTATGAATTCAACTGATCTCAGGAATTTACATCTTTATTGAAACACGTGATATCacagatatataaattaaattattcatttgaaatGGTCATCTTAtttgcattaatatattaatcaatattcaaaataaataaaaaaattaaattgatttttttttctttcaattttacaaAGTTACTACTATGGGCTAAAGTGAATACACGCACTTGAAATTtcttcttaaaatttttaaaaattgtgaaagaaaaaaagcagaagattttatttttcaatgatcgTATTAATgagtattgataataataataaatcaagtaaACCGACTCAGTATACGCTTCATTAACACAATATGGTAATTTCAAAATcaattcaagaaaataaaaaaaatgatttttgttatctttccttttttttttttataaaagctgctaatttttttttctagaaattAGAACGTATTGATTGTAATCTCATTCAAGCTTTCCATgaaagatttttatattttttgttaaatttatcaatgttttAGATAAACgtatttaaaaactattaaataatttttattaaaattgtttatattcgATTTTTAGTTTgtaattttatgtaaaatcaaTTCGAGCTTttcataaatgatttttttatgttttttttaacttacgAATACATACAGTACTGttggattattaaataaataaaaaaataaaaaataaattttttaaataaaaaaaaatttaaaaagtatttaaaaactattcaataatttttattaaaatcatttatattcgatttttaattttatgtagaATTAATTTTGCTTCAAGATGTCTATTTGACatagtttttataattcttttttattatttattattttaagaaaatctacgtgtatatgtaatttttttttatgataggACACAATGTGCTATGATGTATTGATTGAAAACTATGGCTACAGGTGGAATTTGAGCGCAAGCGCAAAATATCTAGTATTAAACTAAAGTCTGAACCTATATTTTCTTGAACTTATCTAAAATCACCTGTAGGTCTGTGTAAATATactaattatttcatcaatggtaaatttaaattttttttccatctatTTGCATCTAttaatcttaaaaatattacttgaaTAAAAACTCTCGTTAAAACTTACTGGCaaagtcaatatttttttttttgaaatatttttattaacaagctttttttttttatttcatttaaaagttTTGTTATTCAtggttattaaataatacttggattatattatattcaataatttatcaatgataatcattcattttttataattaatttgttatttaaatattttcaagtttttttttttttaactgtttttagtatatttttgGTAGCAGGTGGATGCTGACAAagaatattcataaaatagtCAAGAGTTTAAGCTTTTtcgtcattttaataattaactaaatttttatatagacaaagtgtcattattttaaactttttaatagaataatttatcagtttaatttatgaaatttcattttttttttttctgtaaacaTTGAACTTTCAATTGCACAAATTCAagcgaaaaaaatttttatttttttacaaaataaaaggaCATAAGCccttttgttatatattttttttctcataaataCTTTGAGCTTATGTGATACATTGAGAAATtatcgaaaataaatttaagactcttttattattaacaaaatgcaaattcaaaaaataaattataaaatagtggccaagcttttttttttttttggtttttaatgcaataattaagtaattaatttatattaataaaatgaggtcattaattattatttgaaatgatGATTAGATGCATCAATGAGGCCAAATGTCCTACGATTGAATAAGTACGCAATGAAGTGTTACCATATGTGTGACgctattgtattattataaagttGATCGATTTTATggttttacaaattaaatgtattatataatatacataatatacaatatattgtttaaacaaagattttcaattttaacatttaaagcTGTCATGAATATTTGCATTGCAAATAGGTCAAAGGATCTATTGTGAATATGTTACCTTGAAAACATGGATAAACTATGGCTCAAGTTTCAAAATAGTCTTTTCAAAAGTCATATgaaattgacaaaattattcatgaggattaaattgtttttttttttttattctgtttcgcaattttattattcatacaaatataaattttttataaaaaatactgggAATTGactaatgatgaaaaataaattgttattattttaaatttatagagaaaatttaattgattttcaaggattatttattttttatgtaaaaaaaaaaacgttgaatcaaaattttatcatggaaagttataataaaatattatgtttttttgaataatttttttgtcaagatAAAAGTGTAAAATAGAGTTTTTAAACACGAAAATATCTCGGATATCTGAAATCGCAATTTCCTGTTAAAACGTAAAGCAAGTTTATTTTGTCAAAGgctagatatatatttttttttatttattcattttattttctaacttttttcattctacaagttgagaaaaaaatatcttcaaaaaaatgtattaacttttttttttttcattatcaaagcttagaaataaataaattgaggatagattaaaatttttttttttttactttattttgagctattaattatcaaagtgtttttatcatgaaaaatatttgacaaCAAGTCAaagtacatttatttaaataaataataaaaaatctaaaaataaaatcgagcTAATATTACCATggacaaatttaaataaacaataaaaaatagaacaaaaatattttccaggTGTGTATTTCATAAAGAGCTacgtgataaataaaaaaaaaaaatttgtaaattaacaacaagtattttaaaatacagaaTGAAATTctgtgaatataaaaaaaaaaaaaaaaaaaaaattatatatatttaatacaaagAATACTAGacaatcaataacaaaaaataaaaataataaaagagtgGAAATAGTGCTTTCATGCGCAACTcctttttgtatttatttatttttttttttccttttatttaaGACATTTCCTATACGGTCTCTTGAGCCAACACCAAGAGCTCTGCAAACTTTAGAATTTTTTGATTCACTACACTTCATTCAAGAACtcgaaaaagaaagaataaaaaagaaaaaaaaaatcgagaaTGAACTGACAGGTAGTTAATCGACTTTTAgaatgtattaaaattttcaaaattataactaAATGTTTGTACAGTTAATTatgaattgatgaaaattattaattgactagtatataaatacaaactcACATGAACATCAttatgtcaaataattttccaaaattatatcaagcaatatcataaactttttaattgcCAATTATTTAGTATAGCATCAAATTAAATGATACcaatatctaaaattaaaacaataccattattaatacaattataaaatgctttcaacgaaaaataaaaaaatttcatcatctttatttaattttcttttacttttttccatcatcatatttttatttttcattaacgaGATGAATTTTAACACAAAAACCTttcgttaaaaattttaccgataattttttttttctagataatTAAAGATTCATACAACGAAATATTCCTAATGGATTTTTCATatagatattatatttttcacaaatgaatgaaaattccAATTgtgggagagaaaaaaaaaaaaataaaaaattagtttcaTCTTTCTTGaagttatattatatattttgtcattttttatttaaaaaaaaaaaaaagaaaaaaatgaatacaatttctatttaaatttatcataaattatctCCCTACTTTTGAATCATCCCCCAGTATTCAGTGTatcttgtatataaatatagggGTTGAAAAAGCGCTTGCGCAAGTggaaaagaggaaaaaaaaaatatacatataataataccGGCTTTCACTGGTTGACGTTCGGTGGCTCTTGGGCATTCACGAGTTTGTCAGATTGGCCTCAGGAACGACAGTCCTGCTGCACCATCAATACAGGCCACGTAAACgtgagttatttaaaaaaaaaattattatataaatatacaattacaactaatttaattataaaaataattaaaataaattaacattgatGTTTGGCTTGTCCCCTGaaatttgattatattaattttttttttttaatttatcccaAATATACTTATACCCCTTGTTAGAATTAAATGTTTACCCTTCATTAGCCCCCCTTAATTTAAACCTACCACTAAGTGTAAAATATGCATTTGCAAGTAtaccttaaaattaaaattggtgtatatatttttttttttttatttgaatatttttttttttttcaatcaacatcgtagaaaatttattattattgtgaaattaattagctaaatagtatttttattttgtgaaattttttattaacacagtgtattttaatgatgattatattgaaaatttaaagagAGTATTTATCGTTGCGTTAATTTATGAGGGTTTGAATAATCAAGGATAACGAGTTGACCAAGCAAATGGAGGTGTGTAAATTATAACAGCTTGTAGTTATTTTGTTGAGTAATTACTCGTTAAATTTATCACATAAATAAcgcatttataaataaatattatctaataagaaaattatttaattgaaagcTTTTTACAACTTTAAATaaatggtatatttttttaaacagaaaattatttagaaaagtgTTCGtcttatttttatgtaaactGTAAAGTTtacagtaaaattaatttaaaaatcatttatgaTTTGAAGTAAATCCTAGAattacagagaaaaaaaaaatcatattttaagtTTATTCGTGCTTAAAAGTTACAATCAATTTTCTtaaaagcaatttatttttaaattatttaaacaacttttaaaattgttaaaaaattatatagtattagtttttttttttttttttcatttcaattttaaaaataatatatattttttatttatttttgttaaatttattattcaaatttattcgggaaaaaattttaaatttgaaaaaaaaaaaaatttttcttttagtgttacttaaaattcaattttatattttatttattgaataaagtttttatattttttcttatatggTTTTTATGTTGTGtatattaatgatgaaatttaaaataaaaaaattgacctataaataaaatcaataatatataaaattgtatatttgttaaattaaaaagccaATCATATAAATGAAAAGTATTGAAACTCTGGGGGAATCAAGTGCTAGATCAACAATTTTCTAGCACTCAATTGCAATgatataatcaaatattattaagaacagaattttttgttattcaaaaaccaacaaaattgagattttcaaaaaaattcacgaGTAACTACTAGTTGCTATTAGTATAAGCAAAAAGTAGCCAACCGAAATTTCTCAAACACACATCTcaagaaattaattaactaaataatttcCATTCAAGTaatcaaattgaatttaaaaacacaaaaaaaataaatctatccacaagaaaacaatgaaaaagaaataagctaattaaaataattttaaaacaaaaaaaaataaacatttaaattaaaaaacaaaaatgttaatttaaatatttttcttctttattttactttgttCACAATTTTCATTGTTCTACTTTTGCACCATAGAAGATCATCTTACAAACCTTAACAAGAGATTCACCAAGAGATTAGTAGCAAAATATCTtatcttgcaaaaaaataaaatcataacttatattcttatttattatttcaaatggaaaaaattccAGAAgaattcaattgttaaaaatgacaataaattgatacttaatttttttttttttgcatcattATTACTGACAATTGATACTCAAAacaatacttgaaaatttaataataatttcaataaaaaaaaggaaaatatatattcaattgaaaattttaatattgataaatttttcaataatatttattaataaataatttaaatttacaaacttTAAACAATAGAAAGCATTTCATACAAAAAAGACATttgaattcaattttaaacttttgtcATTTAGCTATTTTTGAAACTTTGAAAACGGatgtttttagaaaatttataattaaaatttataataatgaaacttgcaattattcataatatcacaatggaatatatatttattagcaatatatatttcttctttcaacaaaagataaaaatgataattaaaaatagatattcaatatattttatttataataaattattatcatcttttttatttcttatataatattgcaaatattttttttttatctgtgtCATTGATGTTATTCttcataattataaattatatatttagatgaaggttgaaaatttatatcaaatatataacgctctatttcttattttatacaaagtttgtttgtatttaattttttaaaatttcatcccTCAGAtgtattttaatgtaaaattttattatcgtttgtgtataaattttttatacatttattttttgagtattAGTTATTGACGTTGTGTCATGAAAGCCACCCTTTTGGCGTATTTGGGGCTAAAAATGGGTGAGACTCATgacacagtaaaaaataataaaaaaatttataaactatagGCAAGTTtttcatgagaaaaaaaaataaaaatatttataaaagaaaatattacaattggtaaatgaaaatatatactttttttttcaaactcagtaaaatttatgtatttagtTGTAaatgctggataaaaaaaaaattaaatacaaagactaaatttatttaatatatttatttttatttttttttattttctttgtgatTAACTTGATGTTGAAattagaatgaaaaataataatattacaaaagaaaagttgatagataaaaataaataattatattttttaaatattctttgatAATTCGagaagaagttttttttttttgaatttctttttcattacaTAAGTTGTAGATGAagtttgttgattttatttcataaaaaatcttgttaattatttttcttttgtcaatTATCGTTGagagaatttttatatttatatattttttttttgcaattgaaGATAAGAgcataatagaataaaaataaaattaataaacgagCAAATGATTTCTTTGATAAAGTAACTTTCAAGAaatgtaaatagaaaaaaaaataagaaaaatgtaATGAATGATTTGTTGATAAgttgagaaaaatattatattttctaaaaaataatgagaaatatttctcattgaaaattttaatgctcACTGTGAGTAGAATGccacttattttatatacaactaGACTGGATAATTTACACACTTGGCAACATCTACCAGATGTACATTCagcttttaatatatttttcaaaaattaccctatttattattttttattttcatgattatttttatcaacattcaACCATATTGTATCCATAAATTCAActctgaataaaattatttttattactataataaatatttttatttgtctttaaaatatttaatcataactcgaaattaaattaaatatttttcataaaaaaaaagtaaattatatacattatttaataaattatattaataaaattatttaataattttctcttgTGGTGgtagttattttaaaatgcgTATGACCacagagattttttttttttcgtttaattatttcaacgaaaataacaatataaaattcattaaaaaaaagaaaatatatatactgcaAGAAAAAtgctacaaaaataaaaaaaaaaaaaaaaaaactactatcGATAATAAATATCAGAGAAGACGAGAAGATATGAGAGGAAAATTTTTCTACGCTCTAAAAACTTGGCTACTGACCCGAtcgacactttttttttttatttaatttattttttatatttttattttttctattcacgATTTTTCGATATTCACTAGCATATCATATTGCCAAGTAATAGTTACAGaaattggatttttatttattattattttcaaaactttttcatCGCAACAAAgacgacgaaaaaaaaaatatatatacacaatagaaaaaaaataaataaaatgataaataattatatacaaaaaagaaaataataataaaaacaaaaaaaattcatcaagtattattaataatctaatcttttcattttgtttttacaaaTGGTCAAATCTTTTATCATAAAATCCCCTTGATTATCAAAGACAATAACGAGGTCGGCATTcttaatattgttatatttttttttttttcctttattttattaatataaatctagttatatatattaaatgtgAAACAGTGCCAGTCTGAtggtacacaaaaaaaaaaggaaagagTAAAAGAATAAAAGCAATATAGTgagtgagagagagagagagagtagaagaggaaaaaaaattagggagAGAAAAACGAGGTGAATCGGAAAGCGTAGAAAGAGGGTAGGTAACGATCCTTCTGTTCCGGAACGTGGTTGGAATTCAGCGTGAATTCCCACTGTTCAGGATTTGTATCTCGATTGAGCTTGGCTTCCGAAGGATTTTGTTCACTCACAAACGCACACCATCtaagcatttttttaaaaatctcaaACTAAAAGCCTTTAACACTCTATATGTACATAGAGCAtagatgtttaatttttttattttatttttttttttcaaatgtttttattatattcctTTTGTATACTtgatgaacttttttttttattaatgtaatTTGAATTGATCGCGTAATTTTATGATGAACGAATTTCTTTAACTGAAATTCTCTcgttgaaatattttacagCTAAAATATTTGCTTagcaagtataaaaatttaaaaaaaattacgtttaTCGAGTTGATCAAATGAAAGCTCTAATTACTtggaaaatttgataaaataaatatatttttaagacgCAAAACAGTTTATCTAAAAAACGAAAtgaaatgttattaaaatttttttaataactcacCATTATTGTAGTTGATGATGGAAATTAATGCGATTAATTTTGTTGGATAGTTCTATTCAAATTCACATTACctgcaacaataaaattaaatacatatttttatgtttgagtaaatatttttca is part of the Aphidius gifuensis isolate YNYX2018 linkage group LG1, ASM1490517v1, whole genome shotgun sequence genome and harbors:
- the LOC122860826 gene encoding breast cancer anti-estrogen resistance protein 3 isoform X1 gives rise to the protein MWFKKIFKNMGKTVSKFRQPMKSKSMINIKIGETVEVNEEIKEQDIDHDYAECAPRKLNISSVKKINKLNNNTENINKTSNYSMEQQQQPEESVRRLLERELRLLDPRDLRSHAWYHGSTLRGGRKGAEIEVPNDGDFLVRDCASQPGNYVLTVRWKGQPLHFVINRVVLQPETVYERAQYQFEDEAFDTVADLITFYVGSGRPISQASGARIISPKPRTVPLTCVAPSTNQHCSSPSSLSLSAGSPPRLPRKQQRSHSLTPQQQHNIDHETQHGKFHQQQLNNNNNNIQSSTLPRVPSIQNQLPASSLSLGRQKITRVISDSALQQQQNNLNHQLSTAPPKPPRIPYIHNQQHPPHFHHHPHNHSHHHPHHHHQAYQASGSDSGNGSGDSEFETNNSGGNNNLPMPIKGVVIRSHYNQLNDGQNGNGNEYELSAEEQLVIAAPSFEITTLLDIEGFTTLLLPTGEHRPLDPTALRGVAGMLHDSAPRVIASHLTRLDLELVLQPGIGSRYGLSGLELATLPHGHQARLDLIERSECIKLLVAVTVLAGATAIERAATISKWIKIAIDTKTALGNLYGFCGVMLGLCLPQIQKLSNTWHLLRQKHTDEAFNFEAKLRPTLRAMNECTNPQAPNTTLPHLLPIALLGERGAEDIMGTVTQSGLAGAILSPWESSASDCGLSIVWAHLEAARKLAGSLPLYRRNAEIALEGSRSDELLTDAFRTEFHIKFLWGSRGTSVASEERHLKFTQVLEAMYDKCVSSEAAA
- the LOC122860826 gene encoding breast cancer anti-estrogen resistance protein 3 homolog isoform X2; the encoded protein is MWFKKIFKNMGKTVSKFRQPMKSKSMINIKIGETVEVNEEIKEQDIDHDYAECAPRKLNISSVKKINKLNNNTENINKTSNYSMEQQQQPEESVRRLLERELRLLDPRDLRSHAWYHGSTLRGGRKGAEIEVPNDGDFLVRDCASQPGNYVLTVRWKGQPLHFVINRVVLQPETVYERAQYQFEDEAFDTVADLITFYVGSGRPISQASGARIISPKPRTVPLTCVAPSTNQHCSSPSSLSLSAGSPPRLPRKQQRSHSLTPQQQHNIDHETQHGKFHQQQLNNNNNNIQSSTLPRVPSIQNQLPASSLSLGRQKITRAYQASGSDSGNGSGDSEFETNNSGGNNNLPMPIKGVVIRSHYNQLNDGQNGNGNEYELSAEEQLVIAAPSFEITTLLDIEGFTTLLLPTGEHRPLDPTALRGVAGMLHDSAPRVIASHLTRLDLELVLQPGIGSRYGLSGLELATLPHGHQARLDLIERSECIKLLVAVTVLAGATAIERAATISKWIKIAIDTKTALGNLYGFCGVMLGLCLPQIQKLSNTWHLLRQKHTDEAFNFEAKLRPTLRAMNECTNPQAPNTTLPHLLPIALLGERGAEDIMGTVTQSGLAGAILSPWESSASDCGLSIVWAHLEAARKLAGSLPLYRRNAEIALEGSRSDELLTDAFRTEFHIKFLWGSRGTSVASEERHLKFTQVLEAMYDKCVSSEAAA
- the LOC122860826 gene encoding breast cancer anti-estrogen resistance protein 3 isoform X3; this translates as MEQQQQPEESVRRLLERELRLLDPRDLRSHAWYHGSTLRGGRKGAEIEVPNDGDFLVRDCASQPGNYVLTVRWKGQPLHFVINRVVLQPETVYERAQYQFEDEAFDTVADLITFYVGSGRPISQASGARIISPKPRTVPLTCVAPSTNQHCSSPSSLSLSAGSPPRLPRKQQRSHSLTPQQQHNIDHETQHGKFHQQQLNNNNNNIQSSTLPRVPSIQNQLPASSLSLGRQKITRVISDSALQQQQNNLNHQLSTAPPKPPRIPYIHNQQHPPHFHHHPHNHSHHHPHHHHQAYQASGSDSGNGSGDSEFETNNSGGNNNLPMPIKGVVIRSHYNQLNDGQNGNGNEYELSAEEQLVIAAPSFEITTLLDIEGFTTLLLPTGEHRPLDPTALRGVAGMLHDSAPRVIASHLTRLDLELVLQPGIGSRYGLSGLELATLPHGHQARLDLIERSECIKLLVAVTVLAGATAIERAATISKWIKIAIDTKTALGNLYGFCGVMLGLCLPQIQKLSNTWHLLRQKHTDEAFNFEAKLRPTLRAMNECTNPQAPNTTLPHLLPIALLGERGAEDIMGTVTQSGLAGAILSPWESSASDCGLSIVWAHLEAARKLAGSLPLYRRNAEIALEGSRSDELLTDAFRTEFHIKFLWGSRGTSVASEERHLKFTQVLEAMYDKCVSSEAAA